In Thermococcus celericrescens, one genomic interval encodes:
- a CDS encoding FumA C-terminus/TtdB family hydratase beta subunit has product MAVRLRTPLGEEDVLNLRAGDVVHLSGTVYTARDSAHRRILELAARRELPFDLDGAVIYHCGPVIRKGGGGYEVVSAGPTTSARMNRYLEGILSLGVRGIIGKGGMNPGPFKGRTVYFAFTGGAGSLAAKSIKNVREVLWLDELGTPEAVWVLEVEDFPLLVAIDANGSSLYGR; this is encoded by the coding sequence TTGGCAGTGAGGCTGAGAACTCCCCTGGGTGAAGAGGACGTCCTGAATCTCAGGGCCGGCGATGTGGTTCACCTCTCAGGGACAGTTTACACCGCCCGGGATTCGGCACACAGGAGAATTCTGGAGCTCGCCGCGAGGAGGGAGCTTCCCTTCGACCTTGATGGGGCCGTGATCTACCACTGCGGGCCTGTGATAAGGAAAGGTGGTGGGGGCTATGAGGTTGTCTCGGCGGGCCCCACAACCAGCGCGAGAATGAACCGCTACCTGGAGGGGATTCTCTCCCTCGGTGTCCGCGGGATAATAGGAAAGGGAGGGATGAACCCAGGGCCCTTTAAAGGCCGGACCGTTTACTTCGCCTTCACTGGTGGAGCTGGCTCCCTCGCGGCGAAGAGCATAAAGAACGTCAGAGAGGTGCTCTGGCTCGACGAGCTTGGCACGCCGGAGGCGGTGTGGGTTCTTGAAGTCGAGGATTTCCCGCTGCTGGTGGCGATAGACGCTAACGGTAGCTCCCTCTACGGT